A portion of the Nitrospira sp. genome contains these proteins:
- the urtD gene encoding urea ABC transporter ATP-binding protein UrtD, which translates to MSERGSIIYLEGVTVDYDGFKALNSLNFIVNYNELRVVIGPNGAGKTTLLDVICGKVTPAAGRVIFGKDTDLIGKREDDIVKLGIGRKFQAPSIYVNLTVWDNLDLSLKRFSKGVFHTIMSQCTREERARIQEALATIGLEGYAKTRAGSLSHGQKQWLEIGMVILQDPLLLLVDEPVAGMTDRETEQTGTLLQSLAARHAIVVIEHDMEFVRQIARIVTVLHEGTVICEGTVERVQADDRVREIYLGRQKVAHG; encoded by the coding sequence ATGAGCGAACGGGGCTCGATCATCTATCTCGAAGGGGTCACGGTCGACTACGACGGCTTCAAGGCGCTCAACAGTCTGAACTTCATCGTGAACTACAACGAACTGCGCGTCGTGATCGGACCCAACGGCGCCGGAAAGACCACCCTCCTCGACGTCATTTGCGGCAAGGTCACACCGGCGGCCGGTCGCGTGATCTTCGGCAAGGATACGGATCTGATCGGCAAGCGGGAGGACGACATCGTCAAGCTCGGCATTGGGCGGAAGTTTCAGGCTCCGTCCATCTATGTCAACCTGACAGTGTGGGACAATCTCGACCTCTCGTTAAAGCGGTTCAGTAAGGGGGTCTTCCATACGATCATGAGCCAGTGCACCCGGGAAGAGCGGGCGCGAATCCAGGAAGCGCTGGCGACGATCGGTCTGGAGGGATACGCGAAAACGCGGGCCGGCTCTCTCTCGCATGGACAGAAGCAGTGGTTGGAGATCGGCATGGTCATTCTGCAGGACCCCTTGCTCTTGCTGGTGGATGAGCCGGTTGCCGGTATGACGGACAGGGAAACCGAGCAGACCGGGACACTCCTGCAGTCTCTTGCGGCGCGCCATGCCATCGTTGTGATCGAGCACGATATGGAATTCGTCCGCCAGATCGCGCGCATCGTCACAGTGCTCCATGAGGGGACGGTCATTTGCGAGGGCACGGTCGAGAGGGTGCAGGCCGACGACCGAGTGCGTGAAATCTACTTGGGACGACAGAAAGTCGCCCATGGCTAA
- the urtC gene encoding urea ABC transporter permease subunit UrtC, protein MAEDRDIHLSTPRETSPAFWVTGFVLLVLMPLLNVLPPEDSWLHLSDFSLNRFGKFLAFAILALGLDLIWGYTGILSLGQGVFFGLGAYCMGMHLMLTIGKESVYGSDLPDFMVWNQVKELPLFWKPFYSFPAAVIGAVLVPTVFALVFGFLAFRSRIKGVYFAIITQALALVAWLVFNRNETNLGGTNGLTDFKQLLGFRLSESGTQRALYVITVLCLGGAYVLCQWIIRSRAGKVLIAVRDSEQRVAFSGYAPANYKLFVFVVAAALAGLAGLLYVPQVGIITPAQIGVLPSLEMVIWVAVGGRGTLAGAVLGAVSVNLGRSVLTNYFPELWPFMLGGLFVSVVLLFPDGLVGILHKLRDRISARKSAPLAEGEAQA, encoded by the coding sequence ATGGCCGAAGACCGCGATATCCACCTTTCCACGCCGCGTGAGACAAGCCCGGCTTTCTGGGTCACCGGGTTTGTGTTGCTGGTGCTGATGCCGTTGCTGAACGTCCTGCCTCCCGAAGATTCCTGGCTGCATCTGTCAGATTTTTCGCTGAATCGGTTCGGAAAGTTCCTCGCCTTTGCGATCTTGGCGCTGGGGCTCGATTTGATCTGGGGATACACCGGCATCCTGAGCCTGGGGCAGGGGGTGTTCTTCGGGCTTGGCGCCTATTGCATGGGTATGCATCTCATGCTCACGATCGGCAAGGAGAGCGTCTATGGGAGCGACTTGCCCGACTTCATGGTCTGGAATCAAGTCAAGGAACTTCCGCTGTTTTGGAAGCCGTTCTACAGTTTTCCCGCCGCGGTCATCGGGGCCGTCCTGGTCCCGACCGTCTTCGCCCTGGTGTTCGGATTTCTGGCGTTCCGCAGTCGGATCAAAGGCGTGTACTTCGCCATCATCACCCAGGCGCTCGCATTGGTCGCCTGGCTCGTGTTCAATCGAAACGAGACGAATCTCGGCGGCACCAACGGCCTCACCGATTTCAAACAACTGCTCGGATTCCGCCTCTCTGAATCGGGGACGCAACGGGCGTTGTACGTGATCACCGTCCTCTGTCTCGGCGGGGCCTATGTGTTGTGCCAGTGGATCATCCGGTCGCGTGCGGGGAAAGTCCTCATTGCCGTACGCGATAGCGAGCAGCGCGTCGCCTTCTCGGGTTACGCGCCGGCCAATTATAAGCTGTTCGTATTCGTCGTGGCGGCGGCCCTGGCCGGACTGGCCGGGCTGCTCTATGTGCCTCAGGTCGGCATCATCACGCCGGCGCAGATCGGCGTCCTGCCCTCGCTTGAAATGGTGATTTGGGTGGCGGTTGGTGGACGTGGGACGCTGGCCGGCGCCGTGCTCGGCGCGGTCAGCGTGAATTTGGGACGTAGCGTACTGACGAATTATTTCCCCGAGCTATGGCCGTTCATGTTGGGGGGACTGTTCGTCTCGGTGGTGTTGCTGTTTCCCGACGGACTGGTCGGCATCCTCCACAAGCTGAGGGATCGGATCAGTGCGCGCAAATCTGCTCCACTGGCCGAAGGGGAGGCTCAGGCATGA
- the urtB gene encoding urea ABC transporter permease subunit UrtB, with the protein MRRSGRSLRLCAVFLLLCSVQDRAAAIELQPSSAPSLSLDQALTQLTSDDETVRETALRTVIEQGDAALIPRLDEIRANADRSVRQAIKPVMDLLKHRANLENPDQDVRRSAATDLGLARRGVAIPWLERAAGKETHKWVRYTMEESAALLRLAADDQATKLEAIDKLAALSSQNAVPSLKELADAGRAASATGRQQELSQAAAAAIERIETWAAWSNAIETIFRGISLSSILLIMSVGLAVVFGLMGVINMAHGELMMVGAYGTFLTQEFFKAFLSPGLFDHYFLLAMPVAFLLAASCGLLLEATVIRFLYGRPLETMLATWGVSLILMQAARVYFGDLTAVVAPAWLNGGQQMMVGVFLPNNRLFVIALSAICVAIIYAVLFRSALGLRVRAVTQNRNMSACLGIPTRKVDAYTFAFGSGLAGVAGWALTLIGNVEPGLGQNYIVDSFMVVVTGGVGKLAGTIVASLGIGGLNKLLEPGLGAVYGKVCILVLVILFLQWRPSGLFAVKGRHADS; encoded by the coding sequence GTGAGACGATCGGGCCGGTCCTTGCGACTCTGTGCCGTGTTCTTGCTGCTGTGTTCCGTTCAAGACCGCGCTGCGGCCATTGAACTCCAGCCTTCTTCCGCTCCCAGCTTGTCGCTCGATCAAGCCTTGACTCAGCTCACCAGCGACGATGAGACCGTCCGTGAGACGGCGCTCCGCACCGTAATCGAGCAGGGAGATGCCGCCCTCATCCCGCGTCTCGATGAGATCCGCGCCAATGCCGACCGTTCGGTCCGGCAGGCCATCAAGCCGGTCATGGATTTGCTGAAGCATCGCGCCAATCTCGAAAATCCCGATCAGGACGTCCGGCGGTCCGCCGCCACCGATCTCGGCCTGGCCAGGCGCGGGGTCGCGATTCCCTGGCTGGAGCGGGCCGCGGGTAAGGAAACGCACAAATGGGTTCGCTACACGATGGAGGAATCGGCGGCTCTGCTTCGGCTGGCGGCAGACGATCAAGCGACGAAACTCGAGGCGATCGACAAGTTGGCCGCGTTGTCGAGTCAGAATGCCGTCCCGAGTCTCAAAGAATTGGCCGATGCCGGGCGTGCGGCATCCGCGACCGGGCGCCAGCAGGAATTGTCGCAAGCGGCCGCCGCGGCTATCGAACGGATCGAAACCTGGGCGGCCTGGTCGAATGCCATTGAAACCATCTTTCGCGGGATCAGTCTGAGTTCCATCCTCCTCATCATGTCCGTCGGCCTCGCCGTTGTGTTCGGGCTGATGGGGGTGATCAATATGGCTCATGGCGAGTTGATGATGGTGGGGGCCTATGGAACCTTTCTGACCCAGGAATTCTTCAAGGCGTTTCTGTCGCCCGGTCTCTTTGACCATTATTTCTTGCTGGCCATGCCGGTTGCGTTTCTGCTGGCCGCGAGCTGCGGATTGCTGCTTGAAGCGACCGTGATTCGCTTTCTGTACGGTCGGCCGCTGGAGACCATGCTGGCGACGTGGGGAGTCAGCCTGATTCTCATGCAGGCGGCGCGCGTGTATTTCGGAGACCTGACGGCGGTAGTGGCGCCGGCCTGGCTCAACGGCGGCCAGCAAATGATGGTCGGCGTGTTTCTCCCCAACAACCGCTTGTTCGTGATCGCGCTGTCGGCGATCTGTGTGGCGATCATCTACGCGGTGTTGTTCCGGTCCGCGCTCGGATTGCGCGTTCGCGCCGTGACGCAGAATCGCAACATGAGTGCCTGCCTGGGTATTCCGACCAGGAAGGTCGATGCCTACACGTTTGCCTTCGGATCCGGGCTTGCTGGCGTTGCGGGCTGGGCCTTGACTTTGATCGGGAATGTGGAGCCGGGCCTCGGTCAGAACTACATCGTCGACTCCTTCATGGTCGTGGTGACGGGCGGCGTGGGCAAGCTCGCCGGAACGATCGTGGCATCGCTGGGCATCGGCGGGCTCAACAAGCTCCTCGAGCCGGGCCTGGGAGCCGTGTACGGCAAGGTGTGCATCCTCGTGCTGGTCATTCTGTTCTTACAATGGCGACCCTCGGGCCTATTCGCTGTGAAAGGACGCCACGCCGACTCCTGA
- the urtA gene encoding urea ABC transporter substrate-binding protein: MKKKQTDTTPTEMSADGDSSRRDFLVRGARVTAGVGVAALLGNLGHWALSYAADKEPIKVGVLHSLSGTMAISEVSLRDVVLMAVDEINAKGGVLGRQMKPVVVDPASNWDLFAEKAKQLLLQDKVAVVFGCWTSVSRKSVLPVFEKNNGLLFYPVQYEGEECSRNVFYTGAAVNQQAVPAVDYLMSKEGGGYKKFYLLGTDYVYPRTTYKILRAMLLAKHVPESNIMEEYTPFHHQDYQTIVGKIKKFAAGGGAAVISTINGDSNVPFYKEFANQGLRAEDAPIMAFSVAEDELRGMDTTTLVGHLAAWNYYQSVDAPQNRQFVANFKAYCKKNGLPDGDRRVTDDPIEAAYFGVHVWKQAVEKAGTVEVDPVRKAVYGQKFLAPGGEIMMDIGNHHTHKPVLIGEIMKDGQFKVVSRSKGLVKPEPWSEYTNPEKGCDWINHQGTYQKK, translated from the coding sequence ATGAAGAAGAAGCAGACCGACACCACGCCAACCGAAATGTCCGCAGATGGCGATTCGTCGCGGCGGGACTTTTTGGTGCGGGGCGCCAGAGTCACGGCTGGTGTCGGTGTGGCGGCGCTGCTTGGGAACCTAGGTCATTGGGCGCTCTCCTATGCGGCGGACAAGGAGCCGATCAAGGTCGGCGTGCTTCATTCTTTGAGCGGAACGATGGCCATCAGCGAGGTCTCGCTCCGTGACGTCGTATTGATGGCAGTGGACGAAATCAACGCCAAAGGCGGTGTATTGGGAAGGCAGATGAAGCCGGTCGTGGTGGATCCAGCTTCGAACTGGGATCTGTTCGCCGAGAAAGCCAAGCAACTCCTACTCCAGGACAAGGTGGCCGTCGTGTTCGGATGCTGGACTTCGGTGAGCCGCAAGTCCGTGCTGCCCGTGTTCGAGAAGAACAACGGGTTGCTGTTCTACCCGGTTCAATATGAGGGCGAAGAATGCTCTCGGAACGTGTTCTACACCGGTGCGGCGGTGAATCAACAGGCGGTGCCGGCCGTGGACTATCTCATGAGCAAGGAGGGGGGCGGCTACAAGAAATTCTACTTATTGGGGACGGATTACGTGTATCCGCGCACGACGTACAAAATCCTCCGCGCCATGCTGCTGGCGAAGCATGTTCCGGAGAGCAACATTATGGAAGAGTACACCCCGTTCCATCACCAGGACTATCAAACCATCGTCGGCAAGATCAAGAAGTTCGCCGCGGGTGGCGGCGCGGCGGTGATCAGCACCATCAACGGCGACAGCAACGTCCCTTTTTACAAAGAGTTTGCCAATCAGGGCTTGCGCGCCGAGGATGCGCCGATCATGGCATTCAGCGTCGCGGAAGACGAATTGCGCGGGATGGACACGACCACGCTGGTCGGGCACTTGGCGGCCTGGAACTACTATCAGAGCGTCGACGCTCCGCAAAATAGGCAGTTCGTGGCGAACTTCAAGGCCTATTGTAAGAAGAACGGCTTGCCGGACGGTGACAGGCGGGTGACGGACGATCCGATCGAGGCGGCGTACTTCGGTGTGCACGTGTGGAAGCAGGCGGTCGAGAAGGCCGGCACCGTCGAGGTCGATCCGGTCCGTAAGGCCGTCTACGGTCAGAAATTCCTCGCGCCGGGCGGCGAGATCATGATGGACATCGGCAATCACCATACGCATAAGCCGGTGCTCATCGGGGAGATCATGAAGGACGGACAGTTCAAGGTCGTCTCCCGCTCCAAGGGGCTGGTCAAGCCGGAGCCCTGGAGTGAATACACGAACCCGGAGAAGGGCTGCGACTGGATCAATCATCAGGGTACCTACCAGAAAAAGTAG
- a CDS encoding GAF and ANTAR domain-containing protein: protein MASTRQLSFAQLEQAFREKSREVDILHRITDSISNTLDLEAVLKHIVEVVVEVTRADACLLYLLSDKSDELILRASKNPHPKLIGRITIGMGEGITGWVAQERTRVVIPSNASDDPRFKFFHNLPEDRHQAFVSVPIMAKKEVVGVINVQHRRPKRYRPDELALLSTIANQVGGAIENARLYEQMRRKALQVETLSQVSETVASNRLIEDVLQLLVTMTAQMMNSKICSIMLLDGASGDLRIEATQSLSELYRRKPNLKIGQSISGRAVQERRPIIVADVTKEPDYMYPDMARKEGLCSLLCVPMLVREKAVGVINSYTSAPYSFTSEEVKLLQAIANQAAIAIEHTTLLEKSFEMQEALAVRKLLDRAKGYLMRSKKLSEEEAFRLIQRQSMDLRKSMREIAEAVLLAGELDERADKQRG from the coding sequence ATGGCCTCGACACGTCAGTTGTCGTTCGCGCAGCTCGAGCAAGCGTTTCGGGAAAAGTCCCGTGAAGTCGATATACTGCATCGGATCACCGATTCCATCAGCAATACATTGGATCTCGAAGCAGTCCTCAAACACATCGTTGAGGTTGTGGTGGAAGTCACCAGGGCGGATGCCTGTCTGCTTTATTTGCTGTCCGACAAGAGTGATGAACTGATTCTTCGGGCTTCGAAGAACCCTCACCCGAAGCTGATCGGGCGAATCACCATCGGAATGGGCGAAGGGATTACGGGTTGGGTGGCGCAGGAGCGCACCAGGGTGGTGATTCCGAGCAACGCGAGCGACGATCCGCGGTTCAAGTTTTTTCATAATCTCCCGGAGGATCGACACCAGGCCTTCGTTTCCGTTCCCATCATGGCCAAAAAGGAAGTGGTCGGCGTCATCAACGTGCAGCACCGGCGGCCCAAGCGATATCGCCCCGATGAACTGGCGTTGCTGTCGACAATCGCCAACCAAGTGGGCGGCGCCATTGAGAATGCCCGCTTATACGAGCAAATGCGACGGAAGGCGTTGCAGGTGGAAACCCTCTCCCAGGTGTCCGAAACCGTCGCATCGAATCGTCTCATCGAGGACGTCCTCCAGCTGCTGGTTACCATGACCGCGCAGATGATGAACTCGAAAATTTGCTCCATCATGCTGCTCGACGGGGCCAGCGGAGATCTGCGCATTGAGGCGACGCAGAGTCTAAGTGAATTGTACCGTCGCAAGCCCAACTTGAAGATCGGTCAAAGCATTAGCGGTCGTGCGGTTCAGGAGCGCCGGCCGATCATTGTGGCAGATGTGACAAAGGAGCCGGACTACATGTATCCGGACATGGCAAGGAAAGAAGGGTTGTGCTCACTCTTGTGCGTTCCGATGCTCGTGAGAGAAAAGGCGGTTGGTGTCATCAACAGTTACACATCTGCGCCCTATTCTTTTACGAGCGAGGAGGTCAAGCTGCTGCAGGCCATCGCCAACCAAGCGGCGATCGCGATCGAACATACGACCTTGCTAGAGAAGTCATTTGAAATGCAGGAAGCATTGGCCGTGAGAAAGCTCCTTGATCGTGCCAAAGGCTATCTGATGCGCTCCAAAAAATTGTCCGAAGAGGAGGCCTTCCGGCTTATTCAGCGACAGAGCATGGATCTCAGGAAGTCGATGCGGGAAATCGCCGAGGCCGTGCTGCTGGCGGGAGAATTGGACGAGCGGGCCGACAAGCAACGAGGATGA
- the aroB gene encoding 3-dehydroquinate synthase gives MKLKGSGAITVMPSSTEKTIQVDLGERSYKITVKPGLLSTVGTRLARLTHGRKVGIVTDTHVASRYLAGLRRSLSREGLEPVSLVLPPGERTKSLKMVGTVLDVLARRKFDRHSMLVALGGGVVGDLTGFAAAIYLRGIPFVQVPTTLVAQVDSSVGGKTGVDHRLGKNLIGAFHQPRAVFIDPDTLRTLPRREWIAGLAEVIKYGVIADEAMFSRLERTMPALLKVDPSAVMPVIVRSCEIKAQIVVEDEKETDRRRTLNYGHTIGHALESLGGYRGLIHGEAVGIGLVQEASVASFMGLCSEDVVGRITSLVRLAGLADRMGSVSLPRLWEAMLHDKKAVAGQVVGVWPVRIGETVIKPVSKEVFVDWYKKRVKNAKSPVARNQQVYW, from the coding sequence ATGAAGCTGAAAGGCTCCGGCGCAATTACCGTGATGCCGTCCTCAACTGAAAAGACCATCCAGGTCGATTTGGGAGAGCGGAGCTATAAGATCACAGTCAAACCAGGGCTGTTGTCCACTGTTGGGACTCGTCTTGCGCGGCTCACGCACGGCCGAAAGGTGGGCATTGTCACCGACACCCATGTGGCCTCCCGCTATCTTGCCGGACTTCGCCGTTCTCTCTCGAGAGAAGGACTGGAGCCGGTATCGCTCGTTCTCCCTCCGGGAGAGCGAACGAAGAGCTTGAAAATGGTCGGCACGGTGCTCGATGTGCTCGCTCGTCGGAAATTCGACCGCCACTCGATGTTGGTTGCGCTCGGCGGCGGAGTCGTCGGCGACCTGACAGGTTTTGCCGCGGCGATCTATCTGAGGGGAATCCCTTTTGTGCAAGTTCCCACCACGCTGGTCGCACAAGTGGATTCCAGCGTAGGAGGTAAGACCGGGGTGGATCACCGATTGGGCAAGAACCTGATCGGGGCCTTTCATCAGCCGCGCGCTGTTTTCATCGACCCAGACACGCTGCGCACGCTGCCGCGGCGAGAATGGATCGCCGGATTAGCGGAGGTCATCAAATACGGTGTCATCGCGGATGAGGCGATGTTTTCCCGACTGGAACGAACCATGCCCGCATTGTTGAAGGTGGACCCATCGGCCGTCATGCCGGTGATTGTTCGGTCGTGCGAAATTAAAGCGCAAATCGTCGTCGAGGATGAGAAGGAGACCGACCGACGAAGAACTCTGAATTACGGCCATACGATCGGACATGCCTTGGAGTCGTTGGGAGGCTATCGAGGATTGATCCATGGTGAAGCGGTCGGTATCGGATTGGTCCAGGAGGCAAGTGTGGCTTCGTTCATGGGGTTGTGCAGCGAGGATGTTGTGGGCCGAATCACGTCCCTCGTGCGTCTTGCTGGGCTTGCCGATCGCATGGGGAGTGTTTCCCTTCCGAGGCTGTGGGAAGCGATGCTCCATGACAAGAAGGCTGTGGCCGGCCAGGTCGTCGGAGTGTGGCCCGTGCGAATCGGTGAGACCGTGATCAAGCCGGTCAGCAAAGAAGTCTTCGTGGATTGGTACAAGAAGCGAGTCAAGAACGCGAAGAGCCCCGTTGCTCGGAATCAACAGGTTTACTGGTAA
- the pilQ gene encoding type IV pilus secretin PilQ: protein MTPNAMHTTTVVRIISAMGAVGLQLAITSLGIPADLGNSQTSPSLSAEFSSSAIALTRPIEAPAHSLTAIDIQRDPKDVAVTIAGDGVLFYEANLVSGRRLVIDVPNVTSAIRKPIWTVNHSLLRRVRVGTYAEKVRIVLDMNADVEYSVQSRGTSLVVSLAHSAASENEGADRGDRPAIPPVSRAEGLNGTAEFIADQGNFRKVRTSNLERIPAMFRVRPAQMMIGGETAEKQTPKDDLVLGETRYVGRRISLDFQQADISNVLRLIAEVSGFNIVVGEGVKSKVTMKLVSVPWDQALDMILKMNGLGKIRQGNILWVDSLSNIARQEDEEARAKDAKIKAEELVDRVFYVRNLQAQELMTALRQNLSTRGVMQISQGTNALVVRDTESKMNVLKQLIDGLDLAVPQVQIEARIVQADTTYSRSLGVQWGVQNLNSGQSFGVANFKSGTSGPFGAQASDFLVNLPATVGGLVSTPGAGFTFGKADGAMLDVRLSAGELLGLSKVIAAPKVTTLDKREAKISQGESIPFQTTSLQGTQTTFVDANLELNVTPQITSRDPKEIGKQILMRVRATRNAVGARSNPAGPSIDRREANTQVIIRDGETMVIGGVFIDTQNNNVAGVPYLSRIPVLGWLFKQKTESVAKQELLIFLTPSIVKT, encoded by the coding sequence ATGACACCTAATGCGATGCACACAACAACGGTCGTTCGCATTATTTCTGCGATGGGCGCGGTCGGCCTCCAGCTGGCGATTACATCGCTGGGCATCCCGGCTGATCTGGGCAACAGTCAAACCAGTCCGAGTCTGTCAGCCGAGTTCTCCTCGTCGGCTATTGCCCTGACGCGTCCAATTGAAGCGCCCGCGCACAGCCTGACGGCCATCGACATTCAGCGTGATCCCAAAGATGTGGCCGTCACAATTGCCGGCGATGGAGTTCTGTTCTATGAAGCCAATCTCGTGAGCGGCCGTCGGCTTGTCATCGACGTGCCGAACGTGACATCGGCGATTCGCAAGCCGATCTGGACCGTCAATCATTCCTTGCTTCGCCGAGTGCGTGTGGGAACCTATGCGGAGAAGGTCCGAATCGTTCTCGACATGAACGCTGATGTGGAATATTCCGTGCAATCTCGTGGCACCAGTCTGGTCGTGAGTTTGGCGCACAGCGCTGCCAGTGAGAATGAGGGAGCCGATCGTGGAGATCGTCCTGCGATTCCTCCAGTCAGCCGTGCCGAGGGGTTGAACGGAACCGCGGAGTTCATCGCGGATCAGGGTAACTTCCGGAAGGTACGGACTTCCAATCTTGAGCGGATCCCCGCGATGTTTCGAGTTCGCCCTGCCCAAATGATGATCGGCGGAGAAACCGCTGAAAAACAGACACCCAAAGATGACCTGGTCCTCGGGGAAACGCGATATGTCGGCCGACGAATCTCGCTGGACTTTCAGCAGGCCGACATCAGTAATGTCCTTCGGCTGATTGCCGAAGTGAGCGGGTTCAACATCGTCGTTGGCGAGGGTGTCAAGAGCAAAGTCACCATGAAGTTGGTCAGTGTGCCTTGGGATCAAGCGCTCGACATGATCCTGAAGATGAACGGCTTGGGAAAGATTCGACAAGGAAACATTCTCTGGGTCGACTCCTTATCGAACATCGCCAGACAGGAGGATGAGGAGGCTCGAGCGAAGGATGCAAAAATCAAGGCCGAGGAACTTGTGGATCGTGTGTTTTACGTCCGAAATCTTCAGGCACAGGAATTGATGACGGCACTTCGTCAGAACTTGAGCACGAGGGGAGTGATGCAGATCAGCCAGGGCACGAATGCTTTGGTCGTCAGGGACACCGAGAGCAAGATGAACGTGCTCAAGCAGTTGATCGATGGACTGGATCTCGCTGTTCCTCAGGTTCAGATCGAGGCACGCATCGTCCAGGCCGATACCACGTATTCGCGGTCTCTCGGCGTTCAGTGGGGCGTTCAAAACCTCAATTCTGGGCAATCGTTCGGAGTGGCCAACTTTAAGTCGGGTACGAGCGGTCCGTTTGGAGCCCAGGCGTCAGACTTTCTCGTGAATCTTCCCGCGACTGTCGGCGGTTTGGTTTCGACGCCTGGCGCCGGATTCACATTCGGAAAAGCGGATGGAGCGATGCTCGATGTAAGGCTTTCCGCGGGAGAACTGTTGGGGTTGAGCAAGGTTATTGCCGCGCCGAAGGTCACTACGCTCGACAAACGGGAAGCCAAGATCTCGCAAGGCGAATCGATTCCGTTCCAAACGACATCATTGCAAGGAACGCAGACGACATTCGTAGACGCAAATCTCGAGTTGAACGTCACACCGCAGATCACTTCCCGTGACCCGAAGGAGATCGGCAAGCAGATTCTGATGCGGGTGCGCGCAACGAGAAACGCCGTGGGAGCACGAAGCAATCCCGCTGGTCCCAGCATCGACCGGCGGGAAGCAAATACCCAGGTGATCATACGGGACGGAGAGACGATGGTCATTGGGGGAGTGTTCATCGATACGCAGAACAACAACGTCGCGGGAGTCCCGTACCTTTCCCGCATTCCTGTGCTCGGCTGGCTCTTCAAACAGAAGACGGAGTCTGTGGCCAAACAAGAACTGCTGATCTTCCTGACCCCGTCCATCGTCAAGACGTAA
- a CDS encoding pilus assembly protein PilP has translation MWHVSKATALLAGCCIVLMSGETALSQLGLTLNAKQVAPMRQDSLKVPSPADMARRPSGDTVPPVSEGIIPQADAQQASVPLSSNGYDPSGRRDPFAPVLQQLAPGQIDLTLPPLQRVGLTDMNLIAVVWGAYGYTAMVQMPDGNGYAVRKGTRIGPNNGVVSAITEKGIVVQERFTDVYGRKQEREYVKLLHPKEGSE, from the coding sequence GTGTGGCACGTATCTAAGGCGACCGCGCTGTTGGCAGGCTGTTGCATCGTACTTATGTCTGGAGAAACAGCGCTAAGTCAACTCGGACTGACCCTCAACGCGAAGCAGGTGGCGCCGATGCGGCAGGATTCTCTAAAGGTGCCGTCCCCCGCCGATATGGCGCGACGGCCATCCGGCGATACCGTGCCTCCCGTCTCAGAAGGCATTATCCCCCAGGCCGATGCCCAGCAGGCATCGGTTCCGTTGTCATCCAACGGGTATGATCCTTCTGGTCGTCGCGACCCGTTCGCTCCGGTACTTCAGCAACTTGCGCCTGGCCAGATCGATCTTACACTTCCTCCTCTGCAGCGAGTCGGGTTGACGGACATGAATCTGATCGCCGTAGTTTGGGGAGCTTATGGGTACACGGCAATGGTCCAAATGCCTGACGGCAACGGCTATGCCGTGAGGAAGGGAACAAGGATCGGGCCAAACAACGGTGTGGTCAGTGCCATCACTGAAAAGGGGATAGTGGTTCAGGAACGGTTCACTGATGTCTATGGGCGAAAGCAAGAGCGGGAGTATGTCAAGCTCCTCCATCCGAAAGAGGGTTCAGAATGA